One part of the Scatophagus argus isolate fScaArg1 chromosome 12, fScaArg1.pri, whole genome shotgun sequence genome encodes these proteins:
- the si:dkey-74k8.3 gene encoding transmembrane protein 109 isoform X2, with the protein MTFCAFGFGRGRIAMARIFLTICVLLLGLAVAWAGAESEQAKATGGSPPVVTLRTVITGTCQEVQRYAESVLGSGAIRSAAESAVLYLESLLGQENAYTVAMFLEMVIRFLAEGAASGLNVIAVYVTEILRVTGFDVALTLPRFTPEGVTAIAQWGLLALIGYWVLTIVLRLLICVLRRVFWVVKTVLALWLFGLIVTDKNAAADTTAVRLGVLVLGCVLLTLLTSGCEKTVSVDDRLSCLDSRLKAVEKRKGE; encoded by the exons ATGACTTTTTGCGCGTTTGGCTTTGGGCGGGGTAGAATTGCCATGGCTCGGATTTTCCTCACCATCTGTGTGTTGCTGCTCGGTTTGGCGGTGGCCTGGGCTGGAGCCGAATCTGAGCAAGCCAAAGCGACCGGGGGGAGCCCACCGGTGGTCACCCTCCGGACTGTTATCACCGGAACCTGCCAGGAGGTCCAGCGTTACGCGGAGTCGGTGTTGGGAAGCGGCGCGATTCGATCAGCTGCTGAG AGTGCAGTGTTGTATCTTGAGTCATTGCTTGGCCAGGAGAACGCCTATACGGTGGCCATG TTTTTGGAGATGGTGATCCGATTCCTGGCTGAAGGAGCTGCCAGCGGCCTGAATGTCATTGCTGTTTACGTCACAGAGATCCTCAGGGTCACAGGATTCGATG TTGCGCTGACGTTGCCCCGCTTCACTCCAGAGGGTGTGACAGCCATCGCCCAGTGGGGTCTGCTGGCCCTCATTGGCTACTGGGTGCTGACTATTGTTCTCCGTCTGTTGATATGCGTGCTGAGACGGGTGTTCTGGGTGGTAAAAACTGTCTTGGCGCTCTGGCTTTTTGGACTGATCGTGACTGACAAGAATGCCGCTGCAGACACCACGGCGGTTCGACTGGGCGTCCTGGTGCTGGGGTGCGTCCTGTTGACTCTGCTCACTTCAGGTTGTGAAAAGACTGTTTCAGTGGATGACCGGCTGAGTTGTCTTGATAGCCGGTTGAAAGCAGtggagaagaggaaaggtgaaTAG
- the si:dkey-74k8.3 gene encoding transmembrane protein 109 isoform X3 yields MLKSVVRNAGRKGASCGSSDKGVFKRIAMARIFLTICVLLLGLAVAWAGAESEQAKATGGSPPVVTLRTVITGTCQEVQRYAESVLGSGAIRSAAEFLEMVIRFLAEGAASGLNVIAVYVTEILRVTGFDVALTLPRFTPEGVTAIAQWGLLALIGYWVLTIVLRLLICVLRRVFWVVKTVLALWLFGLIVTDKNAAADTTAVRLGVLVLGCVLLTLLTSGCEKTVSVDDRLSCLDSRLKAVEKRKGE; encoded by the exons ATGTTGAAAAGTGTCGTTAGAAACGCTGGAAGGAAGGGAGCGTCATGTGGGAGCAGCGACAAGGGAGTTTTTAAGAG AATTGCCATGGCTCGGATTTTCCTCACCATCTGTGTGTTGCTGCTCGGTTTGGCGGTGGCCTGGGCTGGAGCCGAATCTGAGCAAGCCAAAGCGACCGGGGGGAGCCCACCGGTGGTCACCCTCCGGACTGTTATCACCGGAACCTGCCAGGAGGTCCAGCGTTACGCGGAGTCGGTGTTGGGAAGCGGCGCGATTCGATCAGCTGCTGAG TTTTTGGAGATGGTGATCCGATTCCTGGCTGAAGGAGCTGCCAGCGGCCTGAATGTCATTGCTGTTTACGTCACAGAGATCCTCAGGGTCACAGGATTCGATG TTGCGCTGACGTTGCCCCGCTTCACTCCAGAGGGTGTGACAGCCATCGCCCAGTGGGGTCTGCTGGCCCTCATTGGCTACTGGGTGCTGACTATTGTTCTCCGTCTGTTGATATGCGTGCTGAGACGGGTGTTCTGGGTGGTAAAAACTGTCTTGGCGCTCTGGCTTTTTGGACTGATCGTGACTGACAAGAATGCCGCTGCAGACACCACGGCGGTTCGACTGGGCGTCCTGGTGCTGGGGTGCGTCCTGTTGACTCTGCTCACTTCAGGTTGTGAAAAGACTGTTTCAGTGGATGACCGGCTGAGTTGTCTTGATAGCCGGTTGAAAGCAGtggagaagaggaaaggtgaaTAG
- the si:dkey-74k8.3 gene encoding transmembrane protein 109 isoform X1 produces the protein MLKSVVRNAGRKGASCGSSDKGVFKRIAMARIFLTICVLLLGLAVAWAGAESEQAKATGGSPPVVTLRTVITGTCQEVQRYAESVLGSGAIRSAAESAVLYLESLLGQENAYTVAMFLEMVIRFLAEGAASGLNVIAVYVTEILRVTGFDVALTLPRFTPEGVTAIAQWGLLALIGYWVLTIVLRLLICVLRRVFWVVKTVLALWLFGLIVTDKNAAADTTAVRLGVLVLGCVLLTLLTSGCEKTVSVDDRLSCLDSRLKAVEKRKGE, from the exons ATGTTGAAAAGTGTCGTTAGAAACGCTGGAAGGAAGGGAGCGTCATGTGGGAGCAGCGACAAGGGAGTTTTTAAGAG AATTGCCATGGCTCGGATTTTCCTCACCATCTGTGTGTTGCTGCTCGGTTTGGCGGTGGCCTGGGCTGGAGCCGAATCTGAGCAAGCCAAAGCGACCGGGGGGAGCCCACCGGTGGTCACCCTCCGGACTGTTATCACCGGAACCTGCCAGGAGGTCCAGCGTTACGCGGAGTCGGTGTTGGGAAGCGGCGCGATTCGATCAGCTGCTGAG AGTGCAGTGTTGTATCTTGAGTCATTGCTTGGCCAGGAGAACGCCTATACGGTGGCCATG TTTTTGGAGATGGTGATCCGATTCCTGGCTGAAGGAGCTGCCAGCGGCCTGAATGTCATTGCTGTTTACGTCACAGAGATCCTCAGGGTCACAGGATTCGATG TTGCGCTGACGTTGCCCCGCTTCACTCCAGAGGGTGTGACAGCCATCGCCCAGTGGGGTCTGCTGGCCCTCATTGGCTACTGGGTGCTGACTATTGTTCTCCGTCTGTTGATATGCGTGCTGAGACGGGTGTTCTGGGTGGTAAAAACTGTCTTGGCGCTCTGGCTTTTTGGACTGATCGTGACTGACAAGAATGCCGCTGCAGACACCACGGCGGTTCGACTGGGCGTCCTGGTGCTGGGGTGCGTCCTGTTGACTCTGCTCACTTCAGGTTGTGAAAAGACTGTTTCAGTGGATGACCGGCTGAGTTGTCTTGATAGCCGGTTGAAAGCAGtggagaagaggaaaggtgaaTAG